A single window of Onychomys torridus chromosome 8, mOncTor1.1, whole genome shotgun sequence DNA harbors:
- the Pmm2 gene encoding phosphomannomutase 2 isoform X1, with translation MAALCLFDVDGTLTAPRQKITKEMDGFLQNLRQKTKIGVVGGSDFEKVQEQLGNDVIEKYDYVFPENGLVAYKDGKLLCKQSIQDHLGEAVIQDLINYCLSYIAKIKLPKKRGTFIEFRNGMLNVSPVGRSCSQEERAEFYELDKKENIRQKFVADLRKEFAGKGLTFSIGGQISFDVFPDGWDKRYCLRHLEHDGYKTIYFFGDKTMPGGNDHEIFTDPRTVGYTVTAPEDTRRICEQLFP, from the exons aaaattacaaaagaaatggATGGCTTCCTACAAAACTTGAGGCAGAAGACCAAAATTGGAGTGGTAGGTGGGTCGGATTTTGAGAAAGTGCAAGAGCAACTGGGAAATGATG TGATTGAGAAGTACGATTATGTGTTTCCAGAGAATGGCTTGGTAGCATACAAAGATGGGAAGCTTTTGTGTAAACAG AGTATTCAAGATCATCTGGGAGAGGCAGTGATCCAGGATCTGATCAATTACTGTCTGAGCTACATTGCAAAAATTAAACTCCCTAAGAAAAG GGGGACTTTCATCGAATTCCGAAATGGCATGTTGAACGTGTCCCCTGTTGGAAGAAGCTGCAGTCAGGAAGAACGAGCTGAGTTCTACGAACTTGATAAA aaagaaaatatacGACAAAAATTTGTAGCCGACCTGAGGAAGGAATTTGCAGGGAAAGGCCTCACTTTCTCCATAG GTGGCCAAATCAGCTTTGACGTCTTTCCTGATGGATGGGACAAGCGGTATTGCCTGAGACATCTGGAACATGATGGTTACAAGACCATCTATTTCTTTGGAGACAAGACTATGCCG GGTGGCAATGACCATGAGATCTTCACAGACCCCAGAACtgtgggctacacagtgacagCACCCGAAGACACACGCAGGATCTGTGAGCAGCTCTTCCCTTAA
- the Pmm2 gene encoding phosphomannomutase 2 isoform X2: MAALCLFDVDGTLTAPRQKITKEMDGFLQNLRQKTKIGVVGGSDFEKVQEQLGNDVIEKYDYVFPENGLVAYKDGKLLCKQSIQDHLGEAVIQDLINYCLSYIAKIKLPKKRGTFIEFRNGMLNVSPVGRSCSQEERAEFYELDKKENIRQKFVADLRKEFAGKGLTFSIEEQCPAVNSKSFAPWYGREALLNSRRASQIKETKMS; this comes from the exons aaaattacaaaagaaatggATGGCTTCCTACAAAACTTGAGGCAGAAGACCAAAATTGGAGTGGTAGGTGGGTCGGATTTTGAGAAAGTGCAAGAGCAACTGGGAAATGATG TGATTGAGAAGTACGATTATGTGTTTCCAGAGAATGGCTTGGTAGCATACAAAGATGGGAAGCTTTTGTGTAAACAG AGTATTCAAGATCATCTGGGAGAGGCAGTGATCCAGGATCTGATCAATTACTGTCTGAGCTACATTGCAAAAATTAAACTCCCTAAGAAAAG GGGGACTTTCATCGAATTCCGAAATGGCATGTTGAACGTGTCCCCTGTTGGAAGAAGCTGCAGTCAGGAAGAACGAGCTGAGTTCTACGAACTTGATAAA aaagaaaatatacGACAAAAATTTGTAGCCGACCTGAGGAAGGAATTTGCAGGGAAAGGCCTCACTTTCTCCATAG AAGAGCAGTGTCCTGCTGTGAACAGTAAAAGCTTCGCACCTTGGTATGGAAGAGAAGCCTTGCTGAACTCCAGGAGAGCCTCTCAGATAAAGGAGACTAAGATGTCTTGA